The Ovis aries strain OAR_USU_Benz2616 breed Rambouillet chromosome 11, ARS-UI_Ramb_v3.0, whole genome shotgun sequence genome window below encodes:
- the HES7 gene encoding transcription factor HES-7, with the protein MVTRDRAENRDGPKMLKPLVEKRRRDRINRSLEELRLLLLERTRDQNLRNPKLEKAEILEFAVGYLRERSRVEPPGVPRSPAQDAEALASCYLSGFRECLLRLAAFAQDASPAARAQLFSALHGYLRPKPPRPEPGEPRPPAPRLPLDPAAPAPGPALHQRPPAHKGPPSPRCARSPSPCSPRAGDSGAPAPLTGLLPPPPPHRQDGAPKAPPPPPPAFWRPWP; encoded by the exons ATGGTCACCCGGGATCGAGCCGAGAATAGGGACGGCCCCAAG ATGCTGAAGCCGCTCGTGGAGAAGCGGCGCCGGGACCGCATCAACCGCAGCCTGGAAgaactgaggctgctgctgctggagcgGACCCGGGACCAG AACCTCCGGAACCCGAAGCTGGAGAAAGCAGAGATACTGGAGTTCGCCGTGGGCTACTTGAGGGAGCGAAGCCGGGTGGAGCCCCCGG GGGTTCCCCGATCCCCAGCCCAGGACGCCGAGGCGCTCGCCAGCTGCTACTTGTCGGGATTCCGCGAGTGCCTGCTCCGCTTGGCGGCCTTTGCGCAAGACGCCAGCCCGGCCGCGCGCGCCCAGCTCTTCTCCGCGCTGCACGGTTACCTGCGCCCCAAGCCGCCCCGGCCGGAACCGGGAGAACCCAGGCCCCCCGCGCCGCGCCTACCGCTGGACCCCGCCGCCCCAGCGCCCGGCCCCGCGCTCCACCAGCGCCCCCCAGCTCACAAGGGCCCCCCCAGCCCGCGCTGCGCGCGGTCCCCGTCCCCCTGCTCCCCTCGAGCCGGTGATTCCGGCGCGCCGGCCCCCCTCACCGgactgctgccgccgccgccgcctcacaGACAAGACGGGGCGCCCAaggccccgccgcccccgccgcccgctTTCTGGAGACCTTGGCCCTGA